In Nerophis ophidion isolate RoL-2023_Sa linkage group LG03, RoL_Noph_v1.0, whole genome shotgun sequence, the following are encoded in one genomic region:
- the LOC133549201 gene encoding troponin I, fast skeletal muscle-like isoform X1 produces MSEAKKMASSRRHHLKSLMLQIAASWLEQEAVAMVATKKAHMAEKCPAPDLGGDQASLMDVCKKLQQIIEKIDEERYDTESKVSKADKEIQDLKMKVVELAGVKKPALKKVRMSADSMLQALLGSKHKVNMDLRSNLKQVKKEVKEEAVEAVGDWRKNVEDKADRKKMFETS; encoded by the exons ATGTCCGA GGCAAAGAAAATGGCGTCCAGTCGCCGGCATCACCTGAAG AGTTTGATGCTGCAGATTGCCGCCAGCTGGTTGGAGCAGGAAGCCGTCGCCATGGTCGCCACCAAGAAAGCGCACATGGCGGAAAAGTGCCCCGCCCCCGACCTTGGCGGGGACCAGGCTTCTCTGATG GACGTCTGCAAGAAGCTGCAGCAGATCATCGAGAAGATCGACGAGGAGCGCTACGACACCGAGTCCAAAGTGTCTAAGGCGGACAAGGAG ATCCAGGACCTGAAGATGAAGGTGGTGGAGCTGGCGGGCGTCAAGAAGCCCGCCCTGAAGAAGGTGCGCATGTCGGCCGACTCCATGCTGCAGGCGCTGCTGGGCTCCAAGCACAAGGTCAACATGGACCTCAGGTCCAACCTCAAGCAGGTCAAGAAGGAGGTCAAAGAGGAG GCGGTGGAGGCCGTGGGCGACTGGCGTAAGAACGTGGAGGACAAAGCTGACAGGAAGAAGATGTTTGAGACTTCCTGA